A stretch of the Desulfobacter sp. genome encodes the following:
- a CDS encoding 2-oxoacid:acceptor oxidoreductase subunit alpha, with amino-acid sequence MKKLESVNDFVVRFANVNGSGSASANNLFAKAVFRLGVMVSPKNIFPSNIQGLPTWYEVRVNEAGYQGRRGGYDFIVAVNGQTLEKDYEDLLPGGYFFYDSTRSLSERYNRTDITLIGMPLTHICNQEIENPKLRPLLKNIIYVGTLAHLLDMDFSILTDSITKQFSKKPKLAAPNIRALELGFEYAAEHFPGVCKLSLQPSTQLSSHILMDGNTATALGAMYGGATVAGWYPITPSTSVIEAFDKLTRQHRLDTSGKRQAAIIQAEDELAALGIAVGAGWNGARAFTATSGPGISLMNELLGLAYFTEIPVVVVDVQRAGPSTGMPTRTQQSDIQACAYASHGDTKHVLLFPCDPKECFEMAADSFDIAESLQTPVILMSDLDLGMNDHVCLPMVWDDNRKYCRGKVLDKDQLDAMTEDWGRYLDRDGDGVCYRTLPGTHPEKGAYFTRGSSHNEYAAYTEDTDAYKRCMERLSKKWNTAKTLVPKPRIKCNDPGSAWGVIFFGTSTYAAYEAIEMLEKKGFALDTMRLRGFPFQDEVLDFIDQHDKTFVIEQNRDGQMQTLLINELGILLDKLVSVAHIDGTPIDARYISRSIETVLSQTAKGGVL; translated from the coding sequence ATGAAAAAACTTGAATCTGTCAATGACTTTGTTGTCCGGTTTGCCAATGTAAACGGATCCGGCTCCGCCAGTGCCAATAATTTATTTGCAAAGGCGGTTTTCAGACTCGGGGTGATGGTGAGCCCCAAAAATATTTTTCCGTCCAACATCCAGGGCCTGCCCACCTGGTATGAGGTCAGGGTGAATGAAGCGGGCTACCAGGGCCGCCGGGGAGGATATGATTTCATTGTGGCTGTCAACGGCCAGACCCTTGAAAAAGATTATGAGGATCTTCTGCCCGGAGGATATTTTTTCTATGATTCCACAAGATCTTTGTCAGAACGGTACAACCGCACGGACATCACCCTTATCGGCATGCCGCTGACCCATATCTGCAACCAAGAAATTGAAAACCCCAAGCTCAGGCCCCTGCTTAAAAACATTATCTATGTGGGGACGCTGGCCCATCTGCTGGATATGGATTTTAGCATTCTCACCGACTCCATTACAAAACAGTTCAGCAAAAAACCCAAGCTGGCCGCTCCCAATATCCGGGCCCTGGAACTGGGATTTGAATACGCAGCAGAACATTTTCCCGGGGTATGCAAGCTTTCATTACAACCCAGCACCCAGCTGTCCAGCCATATTCTCATGGACGGCAACACGGCCACGGCCCTTGGGGCCATGTACGGCGGTGCCACTGTTGCCGGGTGGTATCCCATTACCCCGTCCACCTCAGTGATTGAAGCCTTTGACAAGCTGACCCGCCAGCACCGGCTGGACACCTCGGGAAAACGCCAGGCCGCCATTATCCAGGCGGAAGATGAACTGGCAGCCCTGGGGATTGCCGTGGGGGCCGGGTGGAACGGTGCCCGGGCCTTTACCGCCACCTCAGGCCCCGGCATCTCTTTGATGAATGAACTGCTGGGCCTGGCCTATTTTACCGAAATCCCCGTGGTGGTGGTGGATGTTCAAAGGGCAGGCCCCAGCACGGGCATGCCCACACGGACCCAGCAGTCAGACATCCAGGCCTGTGCCTATGCCTCCCACGGCGATACCAAACATGTACTGCTCTTTCCCTGCGATCCTAAAGAATGCTTTGAAATGGCGGCGGACAGCTTTGATATTGCAGAATCACTTCAGACCCCGGTGATTCTCATGAGTGACCTGGACCTGGGTATGAATGACCATGTCTGTCTGCCCATGGTCTGGGATGACAACCGAAAATACTGCCGGGGAAAAGTGCTTGACAAAGACCAGCTTGACGCCATGACCGAAGACTGGGGCAGATACCTGGACCGGGACGGCGATGGGGTCTGCTACAGGACCTTGCCCGGCACCCATCCGGAAAAAGGCGCCTATTTTACCCGGGGATCCTCCCACAACGAATATGCGGCCTATACCGAGGATACTGACGCCTATAAACGGTGTATGGAGCGATTGTCCAAAAAATGGAATACCGCAAAAACCCTTGTGCCCAAGCCCCGAATCAAATGCAATGACCCCGGATCAGCCTGGGGGGTTATCTTTTTCGGCACCAGCACCTATGCGGCCTATGAGGCCATAGAGATGCTGGAGAAAAAAGGATTTGCCCTGGACACCATGCGGTTGAGGGGATTTCCCTTTCAAGATGAGGTTCTGGACTTTATTGACCAGCATGACAAAACCTTTGTGATTGAACAAAACCGGGACGGCCAGATGCAGACCCTGCTCATCAACGAACTGGGCATTCTTCTGGACAAACTGGTCTCTGTTGCCCATATCGACGGAACCCCCATTGATGCAAGATATATCAGCCGATCCATTGAAACTGTGCTGTCGCAGACGGCCAAAGGAGGTGTTCTATGA